CGAAAAAGGTCCGCAGGATGCCTGCGGAGTTTTCGGCGTCTGGGCCCCCGGCGAAGAGGTAGCAAAACTTACCTATTACGGGCTCTACGCACTGCAGCACCGCGGACAGGAGTCCGCCGGCATAGCCACCAGTGACGGCTCAAGAATCAGCGTTTACAAGGACATGGGTTTGGTGTCCCAGGTCTTTGACGAGACGACTCTGAACACCCTGGGCGGTCACATCGCGGTGGGACACTGCCGCTACTCAACCACCGGTGCCTCGCACTGGGCCAACGCACAGCCCACTCTCGGCGCAACCGCCAGCGGCACAGTGGCGCTGGCCCACAACGGGAACCTGACGAACTCTGCTGAACTCTACGAAATGATCGTTGAGCGCGAGGGACGGCCCCGTTCCGGCGAGATCGCCCAGGGCAACACCTCGGACACGGCACTGGTCACGGCCCTGCTCAACGGTTCCGACGGCCGCTCGCTCGAGGAAACGGCCCTGGAGCTGCTGCCCAAACTGCGCGGCGCGTTCTCCTTCGTGTTCATGGATGAAGGCACCCTTTATGCCGCCCGTGACACCTACGGGGTGCGCCCCCTGGTCCTCGGACGGCTGGACCGCGGCTGGGTCGTAGCCTCGGAAGGTTCCGCCCTGGCCACCGTGGGCGCCAGCTTCATCCGCGAAATCAAACCCGGTGAGTTCATTGCCATTGATGAGAACGGGATCCGCAGCAGCAGTTTCGGCGAGCCCACTCCTGCCGGCTGTGTCTTTGAATACGTCTATCTGGCCAGGCCCGACGCCGTCATCAACGGGCGCTCCGTGTATGAAAGCCGGGTGGAAATGGGCCGCCAGCTCGCCCGCGAGTACGCGGTCGAAGCGGATATTGTCATTCCCGTGCCTGAGTCCGGAACTCCCGCCGCCGTGGGTTATGCCGAAGAGTCCGGCATTCCGTTCGCCCATGGATTCGTCAAGAACTCCTATGTGGGACGCACTTTCATCCAGCCCAGCCAGACGCTGCGTCAGCTGGGCATCAAACTCAAGCTCAACGCGCTGGAATCGGTGATCCGGGGCAAGCGCGTGGTGGTGGTCGATGACAGCATTGTGCGCGGCAACACCCAGCGGGCCATTGTGCGGATGCTGCGCGAAGTCGGCGCCAAAGAGGTGCACGTCAAGATTTCCTCGCCGCCCGTCCAGTGGCCCTGTTTCTACGGGATCGACTTCGCCTCCCGTGCAGAACTGATTGCCAACGGTGCGGCCGTGGAGGAAATCTGCACGTCCATCGGGGCCGACAGCCTGGCGTACATCTCCGAGGACGGCATGATCGGAGCCACCCAGCAGCCCCGCCAACGCTTGTGCACTGCCTGCTTCACCGGCGTGTATCCGATTGAGCTGCCGGCAGCGGACAAACTGGGCAAGTCCCTGCTGGAGTCCGAGGCGCCGGCCAACCCTGCGGACGCAGACAGCGCCAACGGCTGTGATCCCGGACCAGATTCAGACTTTGAGAACCTCCTCACCGAATCCGATAAGAAGGAAGCCGTATGAGCTCGTCCGACACCGCCATCACCTATGCCTCTGCGGGCGTGGACGTTGAAGCCGGAGACAAAGCCGTTGAACTGATGAAGGCAGCCGTGAAGGCTACCCACAATTCCTCCGTTCTGGGCGGGGTGGGCGGTTTTGCCGGGCTCTACGACGTGTCCCGGCTCCTGACCTACAAGAAGCCCCTGCTGGCAACGTCCACCGACGGCGTGGGCACCAAGGTTGCCATTGCCCAGGCCATGGACATCCACGACACCATCGGTTTTGACCTGGTGGGCATGGTGGTTGATGACATTGTGGTGGTGGGCGCCGAACCGCTGTTCATGACCGATTACATTGCCTGCGGCAAGGTGGTTCCGGAACGTATCGCGGACATTGTCCGCGGCATTGCTGCGGCGTGCGAGGTGGCCGGCACCGCGCTGGTGGGCGGCGAAACCGCCGAGCACCCCGGGCTGCTGGGCGAACACGAGTACGACGTCGCCGGCGCAGCCACCGGTGTTGTGGAGGCCGCCAACCTGCTGGGCCCCGAACGCGTCCGCGACGGCGACGTGGTGATCGGCATGGCGTCCTCCGGGCTGCACTCCAACGGTTACTCGCTGGTCCGCAGTGTCATCAACCGTGCCGGCTGGCAGCTGGAGCGCCAGGTCAGCGAGTTCGGTCGGACACTGGGTGAAGAGCTCCTGGAACCCACCCGCGTCTATGCCGCTGACTGCTTGGATCTGGCCCGGCTGGAAACCGCAGGCGTCCATGGGTTCAGCCATGTCACCGGCGGCGGCCTCGCCGCCAACCTGGCACGCGTGCTGCCCAAGGGCCTCGAAGCGACGGTGGACCGCTCCACCTGGGAGCTGCCGCCCATCTTCAAGCTCGTGGGTGAGCTGGGCAATGTGCCGCAGTCCGATCTGGAACGCACCCTGAACCTCGGAGTGGGCATGGTGGCCATCGTGGACGCGGCAGGCGCGGATGCGGCTCTGGCCCGGCTGGCGGAGCGCGGCGTCCCCGCATGGGTCATGGGTACAGTAGGTGCCGCAGGCCCGGCGCAGGCAGGCCCGGACTACGTCCAGGGAGCCAAGGGCGTCGACGGCGGTGCCGTCCGGCTGGTGGGGAACTACGCAGGCTAACGGGCCAAGCCCCCACCAGGACCCCAACACAAAGGGCGCTCATCGGCTTCGATGGGCGCCCTTTGTTGTGCCCCGTCCCGGGAGAGGAAAGGTCCTGCTGCGGACGGCAACGCGTCTTAACGGCCTTCAGCGGATCCACCCGAGGGTGATCCGCTGAAGGATAGCAATTGGCCGACGCTTTGAAGTGCCGCTTTAGCCGATGCGGCGGGAAGTACCTTCATCGTCGTCATCGTCGCCAAATTGATCCGCGTACTTGTCTTCGTACGCCGAGTAATCCGGCTCGGCCGGTTCCTCGGGATATCGACTCGATGGACGGCTCGTTGGTCCCGCAAGCTCACGCTGCAGTGCCGAGTAGTCCGTGGCCGGGGTGAAGTACTTCATTTCCCGGGCCTGCTTGGTTGCTTTTGCCTTTTGACGGCCGCGCCCCATGGCGTGACCCCCTTTTTGCGTCGATCCGGAGGTGGTCGCTCTGAGCAAGATGAGCGAGGCCCCGGAATATTTGGTCAATTTGTCGTAAGTACAGGTTACATGTTTTCGGGCCGCCTTGTGCCCCGCCTCGCCCGATGTGGCGCTCCAAGACCCCGGATTGTTCACGGCGCCCAGCACCCCTCATCCTGCACGACCGCACCCACACTGGGTAAAGTCAGGGGTAGAGACAGATTTGGGGCCCTTTTCGGGCCGCCTACAGGGAGGACTGACGTTCACCATGAGCGATAAAAACAGCACGCCGGGGACAGATTCCCCTCCCGCTTCGGGAGCGTCCCCGATAAAGCCAACAGCGGAAGAGGCCGGGGCAGCGACCGCTGCATCACCCGGGCTGCCGGACCTTGAAGCCCATGCCGAGCCACCGCAGTGGCTGTCAGGGGACATCGGACACGACACCCGCGTTTGGTCCGCCGCGTTCGAAGGCACCGAAGCCGGACAGGACGACGGCGGCAGTACAGCCGCTGAACCCGCTGACGCGGAGCCTGACGCAATGATGAGTGAGGAACCGGAACTGACCAACCCGGACGATGTCACGCTGGAAGAGCCGTCCCTGGGCAGCCCGGACATCAGCTCCGATGCAGCCGACGCCGCCTCGCTCAACGATGCAACTGCAGAAGTTAAGGCAGTGGAGGCTGAAGCGGCGGATGCGGCTGTCCTCACCGATCCGGCTGCCAATCATCCTGCGGCGGTCAGCCACACCGCGGGAATAACGGCAGCGGCTCCCATGACTGGCACGGGGACCGCGGATGACACAGGGACCGCGGATGACGAATCCCCGAAGGAGGAGACTCCCCGCTCCGATGGCAACATGGATGGGACCTCCGGCAACGGCGAAGCTGCGGAGCCGCAGGCCGCTGCAGAACCTGCGGACTCCCGGCGTTCCCGCCGCGGCGCTGAGCCACGCGGCACCGCAGCACCATCCGAATCATCCGGGGAACCTTCCGGCAACGGAACAACCAAGCGCACCCTGCTCATCATTGGTGTGCTGGGGGTGCTCGCCGTCCTCGTGGTGCTGTTCTTCACCGTGATCCTGGGTTCGGAAAAGGAACCGGGGGTGCTGGAAGAGAACGTTGCGCCCATAGAACTGGATGCCGGAGCCTGCCTTGCCAATTTCGCCGGAGTCAACGAGCCCGTCACGGTGGTCACCTGCGAGACTCCGCACAATGCCCAGCTGGTCGCCGCAGCCACCTATCCGGACGGCGACGAGTTCCCCGGCACCGAGGCACTGTCGGAACGGGCCACTGAGATCTGCGCCCAGGTCCGCTATTCCGAGGCGTTGACCGACTCCCCTGACCTGGAGCTTCAGGAGAACAAGGTCATCCCCACCCGCGAGTCGTGGGAGGACGGCGACCGCCGCATCGACTGCTTTGTGGTTTCCAGCGGAGAAGCGGACCTGACTGCCTCACTGCTCGCCGACTAGCTGCCCGAGGGCAGCCAGGCCGGCCGCTTAGGCGGCTTCCACCGTCAGACCCACCGGTTCCGTCACCAGCTCCTCGCCGTCCATGCTCACGTTTCCCTCCGGGCGGTCCACCAGCACGGTGTCTCCGTCACTGATCCTGCCGGCGAGGATGCCCCGCGCCAGCTTGTCGCCGATTTCGCGCTGCACCAGCCGGCGCAGCGGGCGGGCGCCGTAGGCCGGGTCATACCCGGTCAGCGCCAGCCATTCGCGGGCCGCGTCGGTGACGTCCAGAACCAGACGGCGTTCATGCAGCCGCTTAGCCAGCGCCTGCACCTGGATGTCTACGATCTTGGACAGATCCTCCAGGCTCAGCGGATCGAACAGGATGACGTCGTCCAGCCGGTTCAGGAACTCCGGCTTGAAGTTGGCGTTGACCATGGACATAACCGACTCCCGCTTCTGATCTTCCGTCAGACCGGGATCCACCAGGAACTGGGACCCGAGGTTGGACGTCAGAATCAGAATGACGTTGCGGAAGTCCACGGTGCGGCCCTGACCGTCGGTGAGCCGGCCGTCGTCGAGCACCTGGAGCAGAATGTCAAAGACTTCCGGATGGGCCTTTTCCACCTCATCCAGCAGGATGACGGAGTACGGCCGGCGGCGCACCGCCTCAGTCAACTGGCCGCCCTCCTCGTACCCCACATATCCGGGAGGCGCTCCCACCAGGCGGGAAACCGCGTGCTTCTCCGAGTATTCGCTCATGTCAATGCGCACCATGGCACGCTCATCGTCGAAGAGGAACTCGGCGAGCGCTTTGGCGAGCTCGGTCTTGCCCACGCCGGTGGGTCCCAGGAAGAGGAAGGAACCGGTGGGCCGGTCCGGGTCGCTGACACCGGCGCGGGAACGGCGGACTGCGTCCGAGACGGCGCTCACTGCCTTGGTTTGGCCAATCAGGCGCGAACCGATGTTGGCCTCCATGTCCAAGAGCTTTTGTGATTCGCCCTGAAGCATCCGGCCGGCCGGAACACCGGTCCAAGCGGAGACAACCTCGGCGATGTCGTCCGCCGTGACTTCCTCCGAGACCATCAGTTCATGGGTTTCCTCGCCGAATTTGCTTTCTTCCGCCTGCTGGGCAGCTTCCAGCTCCTTTTGCAGCGCGGGAATTTCACCGTAAAGAATCCTCGAAGCTTCCGTGAGGTCGCCGTCGCGCTGGAACTTCTCCGCCTCGCTGCGCAGTTCATCGATCTGGGCCTTCAGATCACCCACGCGGTTCAGGCCCGCTTTCTCCGCTTCCCAACGGGCGTTCAGGGCAGCCAGCTCTTCCTTCTTATTGGCCATGTCTTCGCGCAGGACAGCCAGCCGTTCCACCGAGGCTTCGTCCGTCTCGTTTGCCAGCGCCAGTTCCTCCATGGTCAACCGGTCCACAGCGCGGCGGAGTTCGTCGATTTCCTCCGGCGCGGAGTCAATCTCCATCCGCAGCCGGGAAGCGGCCTCGTCCACCAGATCGATAGCCTTGTCCGGAAGCTGGCGGCCCGTAATGTACCGGTTGGACAGCGTAGCCGCGGCCACCAGGGCAGCATCGGCGATGGCCACCTTATGATGCGCCTCGTAGCGTTCCTTCAGGCCGCGCAAAATCCCGATGGTGTCCGGAACACTGGGCTCCCCCACGTAAACCTGCTGGAAGCGCCGCTCCAGCGCGGCGTCCTTTTCGATGTTTTCGCGGTATTCATCCAGTGTGGTGGCGCCAATCAGGCGCAGTTCCCCCCGCGCCAGCATGGGCTTGAGCATATTCCCGGCGTCCATGGAGCCTTCAGCGGCCCCGGCGCCCACCACGGTGTGCAGCTCGTCGATGAAGGTGACAATCTGGCCTTCGGCGTTGGAGATCTCCTCCAGCACGGCCTTAAAGCGCTCCTCGAACTCGCCGCGGTATTTGGCGCCGGCCACCATGGACCCCAGGTCCAGGGACAGGAGGGTTTTGCCGTTGAGGCTCTCCGGAACATCGCCTGCCACAATCCGCTGGGCAAGCCCCTCGACGACGGCGGTCTTACCCACGCCCGGTTCGCCGATCAGCACAGGGTTGTTCTTGGTGCGGCGGCTCAGCACCTGGATAACGCGGCGGATTTCTGAATCCCGCCCGATGACCGGATCAAGTTTGCCGCTGCGGGCCATCTCGGTGAGGTCGGTGCTGAACTTCTCCAGCGCCTGGAAGGTGTTTTCCGGATCAGCATTGGTCACTTTTCGGTCTCCTCGTACAGATGGAAGGGCTGCCTTCAAAGCGTCGTGGCCGGCTCCGTTGTCCCGCAGTGCCTTGCCGGCCGCGCCGCTGTCCAGGGACAGTCCGAGCAGCAGATGCTCGGTGGACACGTACGCGTCGCCCAGCTGTTCGGCTTCCTGCTGAGCCGCAGTGATCACCTGCAGCATGGAGCGCGAGAACTGCGGCTGTGCCACGGAGGAGCCCGAAGATGACGGCAGGGAGTGGATCGCGTTGGACGCTGCGGCGCTGACCGTATCAGCGCTCACGCCCGCTGCCTTCAGCAGGGCCACCGCAACCCCCTGACGCTGGTCCATCAGTGCTTTCAGGAGATGGGCAGGCTCGATTTGCGGGTTGCCCGCTGTGGCAGCGTTCATGGCAGCTGCCTGGAGCGCTTCTTGGCTCTTGTTGGTGAATTTGGTGTCCACTACGGGTTCCTTCCAAGCTCAAACTGGATTCCAGCTTCCGGAGCGAGTCCTAGAAAAGATCATCCCACCGGACGCAACAAAGTTGAGTCAATTCGACTCAACTTGAATTGTATAGGTTATCCACGGCGTTTGCACGACAATGAGGCACGGTTTGCGCGCACTTGGACCCAAAAATATCGAAGGCAGTTTCCGGACTGCGCGAGCCCGTTCTAGGAGAGGCCGGGCACGGCTTCGTGCTCGTGGTCCCAGTCCTCTTTGGCCCGCTCCCACTGGGCGTTTCGCGCCTCGTACAGCCGCAGTTGCTCCCCCTCCAGCGAGGCCCAGCCAATCACTCCCATAGTTTCCTGGAATTCCTCCCCGCCGAGATGGCCGGTGAGGTGGTCCAGGAAGAATTCCCATCCCGGGCCCGCTGCCCATTCCCCGGAATCCGAGTTAATGAGGAAGAAGCCGCTGCGTACCGAGGCGTACTTCAGCTCCACATGCGTATATGAATCCTCTGCAGCCAAATGCACTTCCAGTTCGGCCGTTTGGCCGCCCGGACGGGTAAAGGAGACGGTCAGCAACCGGGGCGGATCGCACCGCAGGATAGCGCCCCTGGTCCCGTCGGGGAGCTCGTAGCTGCCTCCCCGCCGTAAATCTCCCTCGGGCCGTCCCACGTATTTCTCCAGGGCATCGGGGTCCGTCAGGGCCGCCCACACTTCCCCAATGGGATAGGGAATGATCCTGCCGACGACCATCATGAGCGCGTGGCCGGCTTGGATTTGCCGCTTGCCAAAAGTGCGTTCGGTGGGTGCAGCCGAGGCATACGGTTCAGGCATAGCTTCCACTCCTCTGTAGAACAACCGGCTGGGAACTCCGGCTCTTCCAGCGGCCGGCGGCGCCCGGGGTGCCACTGGGAGGAATCGCTGAAGCGGGTATGCGACAGGGCCGCGGAGGGCCGGTTTTCCACGACGGTAGCAGGGAAAATCTACGCTGCACAGGGTTCGCGGCTTCATTGAATGACAGTACGCCTGTGACTAAAACCATAGAAATGGAGGCCCGCAGCAGGCATTTGATAGGTTCGGATTGTCCCCCCTTGCCGCACCGAAGCCCAGCTGCCGTACGCCCTTTCCGAGGAAAATGCCGGAGGCTGCACTGCCGGGCTGTGCAGGATGGTTGGCTGCCGGAGCATGCCAAAACTCCATTGAAACCCGAAGGATTTGCCCCCATGAGCAAACTTGCGGAACCGGAGACAGCGGACACCGCTGCGCCGGGAACCCGAGTCAATAAAACGGTCTTCATCGGTTCAGCTACCGGAATCCTGGCCATTGCCCTGTGGGCCATGCTTGCCACTGACAACGCCGAGACGGTCATCGGGTCCATGGTCGGCTGGGTTTCAACGAACATGGGCTGGTACTACTTCCTGGTCGTCACCCTCGTGGTGGTTTTTGTGCTGGTCACGGCACTGACCCGGGTGGGCAAGACCAAGTTGGGTCCGGACCACTCCAAACCGCAGTTTGGACTCTTCACCTGGGCCTCCATGCTCTTTGCAGCGGGTATCGGGATCGACCTGATGTTCTTCTCCGTCTCAGAACCGGTCACCCAGTACCTGGCTCCGCCGACGGGAGACGGCGCCACCGCCGAAGCGGCCCGTCAGGCTCTGGTGCTGACGCTGTTCCACTACGGGATAACGGGATGGGCGCTGTACGCACTGATGGGCCTGGCGCTGGGTTACTTCGCCTACCGGCACAACCTTCCCCTGAGCATCCGGTCCGCCCTGTATCCGATCTTCGGAAAGAAAATCGACGGCCCGCTGGGCCACGGCGTGGATATTGCCGCCCTGCTCGGCACCATCTTCGGTATCGCCACTTCCCTCGGCATCGGCGTCGTCCAGCTGAACTACGGTTTGAGCTTTATGTTCGGGCTGCCCGAGAACCTGACGGTGCAAATCGCGCTGATTGCGCTCTCCGTCATCATGGCCACAGTGTCAGTGGTTTCCGGCGTGGAGAAGGGCATCCGCCGGCTGTCCGAACTCAACGTCATCCTCGCCGTTTGCCTGATGCTGTTTGTGCTCATTGCGGGCAAAACCAACTTCCTGCTGGACGGAATCGTCCAGAACATCGGCGATGTCCTGAGCCGTTTCCCCGCCATGACCATGGACACCATGGCCTACGACCGCCCCGATGTGTGGCTGAGTTCCTGGACGTTGTTCTTCTGGGCCTGGTGGATTGCCTGGGCTCCGTTTGTTGGCCTGTTCCTGGCCCGGATTTCGCGCGGCCGCACCATCCGCCAGTTTGTGCTGGGCACCATGGTTGTACCGTTCGCTTTCATCCTGCTGTGGATCTCCATCTTCGGCAATTCCGCCCTGGAGCTGGTGATGGGCGGCAACGCGGCCTTCGGCGAGGTGGCCATGAACCAGCCCGAACGTGCCTTTTACGGCCTTCTGGAGCAGTACCCGTGGGCACCGGCGACTGCGGCTATCGCCACGTTCACCGGCCTGCTGTTCTATGTCACGTCCGCTGACTCCGGTGCCCTGGTGATGGCCAACTTCACCTCCCACCTGAAGGATGCGAATTCGGACGGCCCCAAGTGGCTGCGTATCTTCTGGGCCGTTGTCACCGGCCTGCTCACCCTGGCCATGCTGATGGTCGGCGGGGTAACCACGCTGC
This genomic interval from Arthrobacter sunyaminii contains the following:
- the purF gene encoding amidophosphoribosyltransferase, producing MARGDGKLSHDLMPGEKGPQDACGVFGVWAPGEEVAKLTYYGLYALQHRGQESAGIATSDGSRISVYKDMGLVSQVFDETTLNTLGGHIAVGHCRYSTTGASHWANAQPTLGATASGTVALAHNGNLTNSAELYEMIVEREGRPRSGEIAQGNTSDTALVTALLNGSDGRSLEETALELLPKLRGAFSFVFMDEGTLYAARDTYGVRPLVLGRLDRGWVVASEGSALATVGASFIREIKPGEFIAIDENGIRSSSFGEPTPAGCVFEYVYLARPDAVINGRSVYESRVEMGRQLAREYAVEADIVIPVPESGTPAAVGYAEESGIPFAHGFVKNSYVGRTFIQPSQTLRQLGIKLKLNALESVIRGKRVVVVDDSIVRGNTQRAIVRMLREVGAKEVHVKISSPPVQWPCFYGIDFASRAELIANGAAVEEICTSIGADSLAYISEDGMIGATQQPRQRLCTACFTGVYPIELPAADKLGKSLLESEAPANPADADSANGCDPGPDSDFENLLTESDKKEAV
- the purM gene encoding phosphoribosylformylglycinamidine cyclo-ligase encodes the protein MSSSDTAITYASAGVDVEAGDKAVELMKAAVKATHNSSVLGGVGGFAGLYDVSRLLTYKKPLLATSTDGVGTKVAIAQAMDIHDTIGFDLVGMVVDDIVVVGAEPLFMTDYIACGKVVPERIADIVRGIAAACEVAGTALVGGETAEHPGLLGEHEYDVAGAATGVVEAANLLGPERVRDGDVVIGMASSGLHSNGYSLVRSVINRAGWQLERQVSEFGRTLGEELLEPTRVYAADCLDLARLETAGVHGFSHVTGGGLAANLARVLPKGLEATVDRSTWELPPIFKLVGELGNVPQSDLERTLNLGVGMVAIVDAAGADAALARLAERGVPAWVMGTVGAAGPAQAGPDYVQGAKGVDGGAVRLVGNYAG
- a CDS encoding DUF3073 domain-containing protein; protein product: MGRGRQKAKATKQAREMKYFTPATDYSALQRELAGPTSRPSSRYPEEPAEPDYSAYEDKYADQFGDDDDDEGTSRRIG
- a CDS encoding septum formation family protein; amino-acid sequence: MSDKNSTPGTDSPPASGASPIKPTAEEAGAATAASPGLPDLEAHAEPPQWLSGDIGHDTRVWSAAFEGTEAGQDDGGSTAAEPADAEPDAMMSEEPELTNPDDVTLEEPSLGSPDISSDAADAASLNDATAEVKAVEAEAADAAVLTDPAANHPAAVSHTAGITAAAPMTGTGTADDTGTADDESPKEETPRSDGNMDGTSGNGEAAEPQAAAEPADSRRSRRGAEPRGTAAPSESSGEPSGNGTTKRTLLIIGVLGVLAVLVVLFFTVILGSEKEPGVLEENVAPIELDAGACLANFAGVNEPVTVVTCETPHNAQLVAAATYPDGDEFPGTEALSERATEICAQVRYSEALTDSPDLELQENKVIPTRESWEDGDRRIDCFVVSSGEADLTASLLAD
- the clpB gene encoding ATP-dependent chaperone ClpB — its product is MDTKFTNKSQEALQAAAMNAATAGNPQIEPAHLLKALMDQRQGVAVALLKAAGVSADTVSAAASNAIHSLPSSSGSSVAQPQFSRSMLQVITAAQQEAEQLGDAYVSTEHLLLGLSLDSGAAGKALRDNGAGHDALKAALPSVRGDRKVTNADPENTFQALEKFSTDLTEMARSGKLDPVIGRDSEIRRVIQVLSRRTKNNPVLIGEPGVGKTAVVEGLAQRIVAGDVPESLNGKTLLSLDLGSMVAGAKYRGEFEERFKAVLEEISNAEGQIVTFIDELHTVVGAGAAEGSMDAGNMLKPMLARGELRLIGATTLDEYRENIEKDAALERRFQQVYVGEPSVPDTIGILRGLKERYEAHHKVAIADAALVAAATLSNRYITGRQLPDKAIDLVDEAASRLRMEIDSAPEEIDELRRAVDRLTMEELALANETDEASVERLAVLREDMANKKEELAALNARWEAEKAGLNRVGDLKAQIDELRSEAEKFQRDGDLTEASRILYGEIPALQKELEAAQQAEESKFGEETHELMVSEEVTADDIAEVVSAWTGVPAGRMLQGESQKLLDMEANIGSRLIGQTKAVSAVSDAVRRSRAGVSDPDRPTGSFLFLGPTGVGKTELAKALAEFLFDDERAMVRIDMSEYSEKHAVSRLVGAPPGYVGYEEGGQLTEAVRRRPYSVILLDEVEKAHPEVFDILLQVLDDGRLTDGQGRTVDFRNVILILTSNLGSQFLVDPGLTEDQKRESVMSMVNANFKPEFLNRLDDVILFDPLSLEDLSKIVDIQVQALAKRLHERRLVLDVTDAAREWLALTGYDPAYGARPLRRLVQREIGDKLARGILAGRISDGDTVLVDRPEGNVSMDGEELVTEPVGLTVEAA
- a CDS encoding SRPBCC domain-containing protein, whose protein sequence is MPEPYASAAPTERTFGKRQIQAGHALMMVVGRIIPYPIGEVWAALTDPDALEKYVGRPEGDLRRGGSYELPDGTRGAILRCDPPRLLTVSFTRPGGQTAELEVHLAAEDSYTHVELKYASVRSGFFLINSDSGEWAAGPGWEFFLDHLTGHLGGEEFQETMGVIGWASLEGEQLRLYEARNAQWERAKEDWDHEHEAVPGLS
- the betT gene encoding choline BCCT transporter BetT, with the protein product MSKLAEPETADTAAPGTRVNKTVFIGSATGILAIALWAMLATDNAETVIGSMVGWVSTNMGWYYFLVVTLVVVFVLVTALTRVGKTKLGPDHSKPQFGLFTWASMLFAAGIGIDLMFFSVSEPVTQYLAPPTGDGATAEAARQALVLTLFHYGITGWALYALMGLALGYFAYRHNLPLSIRSALYPIFGKKIDGPLGHGVDIAALLGTIFGIATSLGIGVVQLNYGLSFMFGLPENLTVQIALIALSVIMATVSVVSGVEKGIRRLSELNVILAVCLMLFVLIAGKTNFLLDGIVQNIGDVLSRFPAMTMDTMAYDRPDVWLSSWTLFFWAWWIAWAPFVGLFLARISRGRTIRQFVLGTMVVPFAFILLWISIFGNSALELVMGGNAAFGEVAMNQPERAFYGLLEQYPWAPATAAIATFTGLLFYVTSADSGALVMANFTSHLKDANSDGPKWLRIFWAVVTGLLTLAMLMVGGVTTLQNATIIMGLPLSILLLFIMLGVYKALRVENSLTDSYRASLPNIIAGRSLDARSGRSWRQRLSRVMTYPGPRQAERFIQAVARPALQEVHDELKERGADVVLGEGEAAPHGIHHLDLHVGMAEERVFKYQIYPVQYDTPSFATNASTDSKYFRMEVFSLEGSHGYDLMGYTKEQVITDVLDHYETHLEFLHLNREVPGNTSITEDQVPKDNWEADFISEEERA